The following coding sequences are from one Bacteroidales bacterium window:
- a CDS encoding restriction endonuclease subunit S, whose translation MNRIKQLIEELCPEGVEFKELGEVAYILNGYAFKSKLYSKDGVRVIRISDVQKGRISGESLIFYPIQTLNEIENYLLYENDLVMSLTGNVGRVAIISNKHLPAGLNQRVACIRVIDNNKVLIRFLFHFFDQNEFERDAMNSSSGAGQKNMSTIWLSNYKIPIPPLPIQQEIVRILDTFTALDGSLQAELEARRKQYEHYRNQLLNFEGKEVEWKTLGEIGNIQRGVRVVRNQLLESGKYPVYQNSMKPLGYFDKSNYKANTTFIISAGAAGDIGYSDVDFWAADDCFLCLCPDNLNSKFLYYFLLCNQNYLYSRVRRASVPRLSREVVEKIKIPLPPLTEQERIVGILDKFDALVSSTGSATGGIPAEIAARRKQY comes from the coding sequence ATGAACAGAATTAAACAACTGATTGAAGAACTATGCCCGGAGGGGGTGGAGTTTAAGGAATTGGGGGAAGTCGCATATATTTTAAACGGTTATGCATTTAAAAGTAAACTATATAGTAAAGACGGAGTTCGTGTGATAAGAATTTCTGATGTTCAAAAGGGTCGAATATCAGGTGAAAGTTTAATATTTTATCCAATACAAACATTAAATGAAATTGAAAATTATTTATTATATGAAAATGATTTAGTCATGTCCTTGACTGGCAATGTTGGTCGTGTTGCAATTATTTCAAACAAACATCTACCTGCTGGATTAAATCAACGAGTAGCATGTATACGAGTAATAGATAATAACAAAGTATTAATTAGATTTTTATTTCACTTCTTTGATCAAAACGAATTTGAAAGGGATGCTATGAATTCATCGTCAGGGGCAGGCCAAAAGAATATGAGTACAATCTGGCTTTCAAATTATAAAATTCCCATCCCCCCTCTTCCCATACAGCAGGAAATAGTAAGGATCCTCGATACCTTTACCGCCTTAGATGGCTCACTGCAAGCCGAACTCGAAGCCCGCCGCAAACAATACGAACACTACCGCAACCAACTGTTGAATTTTGAAGGAAAGGAAGTGGAGTGGAAGACGTTGGGGGAAATAGGAAATATTCAAAGAGGAGTACGTGTGGTGCGAAATCAACTTTTAGAGAGCGGAAAATATCCTGTTTATCAAAATAGCATGAAACCATTAGGTTACTTTGATAAAAGTAATTATAAAGCTAATACTACTTTTATAATAAGTGCAGGAGCAGCAGGAGACATAGGTTATAGCGATGTTGACTTTTGGGCTGCTGATGATTGTTTCTTATGCTTATGCCCTGATAATCTAAATAGTAAATTTTTATATTATTTTTTACTTTGCAATCAAAACTACCTGTATTCAAGAGTAAGAAGAGCAAGCGTACCACGTTTATCACGTGAAGTGGTTGAAAAAATCAAAATCCCCCTTCCACCCCTTACGGAGCAGGAACGAATAGTAGGGATATTGGATAAATTTGATGCGTTGGTGTCTTCGACAGGCTCAGCCACCGGCGGAATACCTGCCGAAATAGCCGCCCGCCGGAAGCAGTACGA